In a genomic window of Sphingomonas koreensis:
- the glnA gene encoding type I glutamate--ammonia ligase codes for MANTAADILKMVEEQSIEWIDLRFTDPKGKWQHLTMVASILGEDELTDGLMFDGSSIEGWKAINESDMILKPDLDAVWTDPFSATPMLILVCDIVEPSTGELYARDPRSTAKRSEAYLQSLGIGDTVYVGPEAEFFMFDDVRFENTYSSSYYQLDDIELPGNSSKQYESGNMGHRPRAKGGYFPVAPVDSAVDIRGEMVSTMLEMGLPCDKHHHEVAAAQHELGLTYGTLVQTADRMQIYKYVVHQVAHAYGKTATFMPKPIKEDNGSGMHTHFSIWDGGKPLFAGNGYAGLSEMCLYFIGGVIKHAKALNAFTNPSTNSYKRLVPGYEAPVLLAYSSRNRSASCRIPYGAGSKAKRVEFRFPDALANPYLCYAALLMAGLDGIQNKIHPGDPMDKNLYDLPPEELAEVPTVCGSLREALDSLEADMDFLLKGDVFSKDQIEAYIEIKRGDVARWEMTPSPVEFDMYYSA; via the coding sequence ATGGCTAACACCGCCGCCGACATTCTGAAGATGGTTGAGGAACAGTCGATCGAGTGGATCGACCTGCGCTTCACCGACCCCAAGGGCAAGTGGCAGCACCTCACCATGGTGGCCAGCATCCTCGGCGAGGACGAACTGACCGACGGCCTGATGTTCGACGGATCGTCGATCGAGGGCTGGAAGGCGATCAACGAATCGGACATGATCCTGAAGCCCGATCTGGACGCGGTGTGGACCGATCCGTTCAGCGCCACCCCGATGCTGATCCTGGTCTGCGACATCGTCGAGCCTTCGACCGGCGAGCTCTATGCCCGCGACCCGCGCTCGACCGCGAAGCGTTCGGAGGCCTATCTCCAGTCGCTCGGCATCGGCGACACCGTCTATGTCGGCCCGGAAGCCGAATTCTTCATGTTCGACGACGTCCGCTTCGAGAACACCTATTCCTCGAGCTATTACCAGCTCGACGATATCGAGCTGCCGGGCAATTCGTCCAAACAGTATGAGAGCGGCAATATGGGCCACCGCCCGCGCGCCAAGGGCGGTTACTTCCCCGTCGCGCCGGTGGACAGCGCCGTCGATATCCGTGGCGAGATGGTCTCGACCATGCTCGAAATGGGCCTGCCCTGCGACAAGCACCACCACGAGGTCGCCGCGGCGCAGCACGAGCTGGGCCTGACCTATGGCACGCTGGTCCAGACCGCCGACCGCATGCAGATCTACAAGTATGTCGTGCATCAGGTCGCGCATGCCTATGGCAAGACCGCGACGTTCATGCCCAAGCCGATCAAGGAAGATAACGGCTCGGGCATGCACACCCACTTCTCGATCTGGGATGGCGGCAAGCCGCTGTTCGCGGGCAATGGTTATGCCGGCCTCAGCGAGATGTGCCTCTACTTCATCGGCGGCGTGATCAAGCACGCCAAGGCGCTCAACGCCTTCACCAACCCGTCGACCAACAGCTACAAGCGCCTGGTCCCGGGCTATGAGGCGCCGGTTCTGCTCGCCTATTCGTCGCGCAACCGCTCGGCCTCCTGCCGCATTCCGTACGGCGCGGGCAGCAAGGCGAAGCGCGTCGAGTTCCGCTTCCCCGACGCGCTGGCCAACCCGTATCTCTGCTATGCGGCGCTGCTGATGGCCGGCCTCGACGGCATCCAGAACAAGATCCATCCGGGCGACCCGATGGACAAGAACCTCTACGATCTGCCGCCCGAAGAACTGGCCGAAGTGCCGACCGTGTGCGGCTCGCTTCGCGAGGCATTGGACAGCCTGGAAGCCGATATGGACTTCCTCCTCAAGGGCGACGTGTTCTCGAAGGACCAGATCGAGGCCTATATCGAGATCAAGCGCGGCGACGTCGCGCGCTGGGAAATGACCCCCAGCCCGGTCGAGTTCG
- a CDS encoding P-II family nitrogen regulator: MKKIEAIIKPFKLDEVKEALHEVGVSGITVTEAKGFGRQKGHTELYRGAEYVVDFLPKVKLEVVVEDALTDRVVEAIAAAAQTGRIGDGKIFVTAIETALRIRTGERDDNAI; the protein is encoded by the coding sequence GTGAAAAAGATCGAAGCCATCATCAAGCCGTTCAAGCTGGATGAGGTGAAGGAAGCACTGCACGAAGTGGGGGTTTCGGGGATCACCGTCACCGAAGCCAAGGGGTTCGGGCGCCAGAAGGGGCATACCGAACTGTATCGCGGTGCAGAATATGTCGTCGACTTCCTCCCCAAGGTTAAGCTGGAGGTCGTGGTCGAGGACGCGCTGACCGACCGCGTGGTCGAGGCGATCGCCGCCGCGGCGCAGACCGGCCGCATCGGCGACGGCAAGATCTTCGTCACCGCGATCGAGACCGCGCTGCGCATCCGTACCGGAGAGCGCGACGACAACGCGATCTGA
- a CDS encoding DUF885 domain-containing protein: protein MRLARLMLAGLLAGSALLSAPALAQQAPAAQPGEGVEDARLKALFHASDEAMLKRQPLMAIFRGDLRYADRLGNYYTDAYTAAEKAAVEHDLAALKRIDRSKLSAVNRIAYDVFKADQERSLKGFAPAIMSVGKYLPMDHFTGFQTFYPDFASGQGAAPFKTVADYDNNLKRNIEYAATYDRVIGLFREGMKRKIVQPKLVVRNMIGQFDKLIAQGVEDSVFYAPVKKFPDGVGEADQARLRAAYAAQIRDVIIPAHRKMRDFLANEYLPAARDTVGTSALPGGAAVYNYAIESNTTLPLTADYVHNLGLSEVKRILAEMEAQKKAVGFTGTLPEFFTFLRTDTRFQPKSADALREGYEAIGKRVDLRVREQFSLIPKTPLEIRPVPDYRAEGDAAGSYVQGTPDGSRPGVFFYNTHDLPVRYTWGMETLYLHEAVPGHHFQISLAQENDKLPAFMRFGGNTAFVEGWALYAETLYRELDVAVEPYQRMGGLSDEMLRAMRLVVDTGLHAKGWSREQAIDYMLANSPMPRTDAIAEVERYIAMPGQALAYKIGQLTLLNAKAKARAGLGAKFDPRAFHATVLDTGALPMPVLEKKVDDWIVSAK, encoded by the coding sequence ATGCGCCTCGCCCGCCTGATGCTCGCCGGTCTGCTTGCCGGAAGCGCCCTTCTTTCCGCCCCCGCGCTTGCGCAGCAGGCCCCGGCGGCCCAGCCGGGCGAAGGCGTCGAGGACGCCAGGCTCAAGGCGCTGTTCCACGCCAGCGACGAAGCGATGCTCAAGCGCCAGCCGCTGATGGCGATCTTCCGCGGCGACCTGCGCTACGCCGACAGGCTCGGCAACTATTACACCGACGCTTATACCGCTGCCGAGAAGGCGGCGGTCGAGCACGACCTTGCCGCGCTCAAGCGGATCGACCGGAGCAAGCTGAGCGCGGTGAACCGGATCGCCTATGACGTGTTCAAGGCGGATCAGGAGCGTAGCCTCAAGGGCTTTGCCCCCGCGATCATGAGCGTCGGCAAGTACCTGCCGATGGATCACTTCACCGGTTTTCAGACCTTCTATCCCGACTTTGCCTCGGGGCAGGGTGCGGCACCGTTCAAGACGGTCGCTGACTATGACAACAATCTCAAGCGCAACATCGAATATGCAGCGACCTATGATCGCGTGATCGGGCTGTTCCGCGAGGGGATGAAGCGCAAGATCGTCCAGCCCAAGCTCGTCGTGCGCAACATGATCGGTCAGTTCGACAAGCTGATCGCGCAGGGCGTCGAGGACTCGGTCTTCTACGCGCCGGTCAAGAAGTTCCCCGACGGCGTCGGGGAAGCCGATCAGGCGCGGCTGCGCGCGGCCTATGCCGCACAGATCCGGGACGTGATCATCCCCGCGCACAGGAAGATGCGCGACTTCCTGGCGAACGAGTATCTCCCGGCCGCGCGCGATACCGTCGGCACCTCGGCGCTGCCCGGCGGCGCGGCGGTGTACAATTATGCGATCGAGAGCAACACGACGCTGCCGCTGACCGCGGACTATGTGCACAATCTGGGCCTGTCCGAAGTGAAGCGTATCCTGGCCGAGATGGAGGCGCAGAAGAAGGCGGTCGGCTTCACCGGAACCTTGCCCGAATTCTTCACCTTCCTGCGCACCGACACGCGCTTCCAGCCCAAGAGCGCCGACGCGCTGCGCGAGGGGTATGAGGCGATCGGCAAGCGCGTGGACCTGCGCGTGCGCGAGCAATTCTCGCTGATCCCCAAGACCCCGCTCGAGATCCGCCCGGTGCCCGATTACCGTGCCGAAGGCGATGCCGCGGGCAGCTATGTCCAGGGTACGCCCGACGGGTCGCGTCCGGGCGTGTTCTTCTACAACACCCACGATCTGCCGGTGCGCTATACCTGGGGCATGGAGACGCTCTACCTGCACGAGGCCGTGCCGGGGCATCACTTCCAGATCAGCCTGGCGCAGGAGAATGACAAGCTCCCTGCCTTCATGCGCTTCGGCGGCAACACCGCCTTCGTCGAGGGCTGGGCGCTCTATGCCGAGACGCTGTACAGGGAACTCGATGTCGCGGTGGAGCCGTACCAGCGGATGGGCGGCCTCAGCGACGAGATGCTGCGCGCGATGCGGCTGGTGGTCGATACCGGCCTCCACGCCAAGGGCTGGAGCCGCGAGCAGGCGATCGACTATATGCTCGCCAACTCGCCGATGCCCAGGACCGACGCGATCGCCGAGGTCGAGCGCTATATCGCGATGCCGGGGCAGGCGCTCGCGTACAAGATCGGCCAGCTGACCCTCCTCAACGCGAAGGCGAAAGCCAGGGCGGGACTGGGAGCCAAATTCGATCCGCGCGCCTTCCATGCCACGGTGCTCGACACGGGTGCACTGCCGATGCCGGTGCTGGAAAAGAAGGTGGATGACTGGATCGTGTCGGCGAAGTGA
- a CDS encoding NAD(P)/FAD-dependent oxidoreductase, protein MTAQPTTYDAIILGAGAAGLMCALTAGQRGRRVLLIDHADQVGKKILISGGGRCNFTNLGIAPDRYLSANPHFAKSALRRYTQHDFIALVDRHGIAWHEKTLGQLFCDGSAKQIVAMLLAECEAGGVEIALGHAVRDVTHADGQYRVSVGDREATAPALVLATGGPSIPKMGATGFAYDLARKFGLKVVEPRPALVPLTLGGDEVLFRELSGVAAPVEARAGKAKFREAALFTHRGLSGPAILQVSSFWRHGEPVEIDFLPDRVPNWLTEAKRAHPRTTLRKLLGDALPNRLADTLADQLELDTELANTADKKLAEAERRLAAWHFHPNGTEGYAKAEVTIGGISTAGLSSQTMEARDVPGLYAIGEAVDVTGWLGGYNFQWAWASGWAAGMAL, encoded by the coding sequence GTGACCGCCCAACCAACCACCTACGACGCGATCATCCTCGGCGCAGGCGCCGCCGGCCTGATGTGCGCGCTCACCGCCGGCCAGCGCGGGCGTCGCGTATTGCTGATCGACCATGCCGATCAGGTCGGGAAGAAGATCCTCATCTCCGGCGGCGGACGGTGCAACTTCACCAATCTGGGCATCGCGCCCGACCGCTATCTCTCCGCCAACCCGCATTTCGCCAAGTCGGCGCTGCGCCGCTACACCCAGCACGACTTCATCGCGCTGGTCGATCGCCATGGCATCGCCTGGCATGAAAAGACGCTCGGCCAGCTCTTCTGCGACGGCAGCGCGAAGCAGATCGTCGCGATGCTGCTCGCCGAATGCGAGGCCGGCGGGGTCGAGATCGCGCTGGGCCATGCGGTTCGCGACGTGACGCATGCCGATGGCCAGTACCGGGTGAGCGTCGGCGACCGCGAAGCCACCGCCCCTGCCCTCGTCCTCGCCACCGGCGGGCCATCCATTCCCAAGATGGGTGCCACCGGCTTCGCCTATGATCTTGCGCGCAAGTTCGGGCTCAAGGTGGTCGAGCCCCGTCCCGCGCTCGTGCCCCTGACGCTCGGCGGAGACGAAGTGCTGTTCCGCGAGCTCTCGGGCGTCGCCGCGCCGGTCGAGGCGCGCGCGGGCAAGGCGAAGTTCCGGGAGGCGGCGCTGTTCACCCATCGGGGCCTGTCCGGCCCTGCGATCCTCCAGGTCAGTTCTTTTTGGCGCCATGGCGAACCGGTCGAGATCGATTTCCTCCCTGATCGGGTGCCCAACTGGCTCACCGAAGCCAAGCGCGCCCACCCCCGCACAACGCTACGCAAGCTGCTCGGCGATGCGCTGCCCAACCGCCTCGCCGACACGCTCGCCGATCAGTTGGAGCTCGATACTGAACTCGCCAATACCGCCGACAAGAAGCTGGCAGAAGCCGAACGCCGCCTTGCCGCCTGGCACTTTCACCCCAACGGCACCGAGGGATACGCCAAGGCCGAAGTTACGATTGGCGGCATCAGCACCGCGGGCCTGTCCTCCCAAACCATGGAAGCACGCGACGTCCCCGGCCTCTATGCGATCGGCGAAGCGGTGGACGTCACCGGCTGGCTCGGCGGCTACAATTTCCAATGGGCCTGGGCGAGCGGCTGGGCGGCTGGAATGGCGCTCTGA
- the map gene encoding type I methionyl aminopeptidase: MTEYVAVTEDTNFARDGSIKLYGPDGFAGMRAAGRLAADILDALVPHVVPGVTTQELDDIVRKMTIDGGAVPATLGYRGYTHSCCISINHVVCHGIPGPKTLKDGDIVNIDVTPLLDGWHGDTSRMYLVGDVPLKAKRLVDVTYECLMIGIEMAKPGNTMGDIGHAIQKYAEKHRYGVVRDFCGHGLGRVFHDAPEVVHVGRPGTGPELRPGMFFTIEPMINIGRPDVKLLDDGWTAVTRDRSLSAQFEHSIGITEDGCEIFTQSQRGLHQPPYA; encoded by the coding sequence ATGACCGAATATGTTGCCGTAACCGAAGACACGAATTTCGCCCGCGACGGGTCGATCAAGCTCTATGGTCCCGACGGGTTCGCAGGGATGCGCGCCGCCGGGCGCCTTGCCGCGGACATTCTCGATGCGCTGGTGCCACATGTCGTGCCCGGCGTGACGACGCAGGAGTTGGACGACATCGTCCGCAAGATGACGATCGATGGCGGCGCGGTGCCCGCGACGCTCGGCTATCGCGGCTATACGCACAGCTGCTGCATCAGCATCAACCATGTCGTCTGCCACGGCATTCCGGGCCCCAAGACGCTCAAGGACGGCGACATCGTCAATATCGACGTCACGCCCCTGCTCGACGGATGGCACGGCGACACCAGCCGCATGTATCTGGTCGGCGACGTGCCCTTGAAGGCCAAGCGCCTGGTCGACGTGACCTATGAATGCCTGATGATCGGGATCGAAATGGCGAAGCCCGGCAACACGATGGGCGATATCGGCCACGCCATCCAGAAATATGCCGAGAAGCACCGCTATGGCGTGGTTCGCGATTTCTGCGGCCACGGTCTTGGCCGCGTCTTCCACGACGCGCCCGAAGTCGTCCATGTCGGCCGCCCCGGCACCGGCCCGGAGCTGCGCCCCGGCATGTTCTTCACGATAGAACCGATGATCAACATCGGTCGCCCCGACGTGAAGCTGCTCGACGACGGCTGGACGGCGGTAACCCGCGACCGCTCGCTCTCGGCGCAGTTCGAGCATTCGATCGGCATCACCGAGGACGGCTGCGAGATCTTCACGCAGAGCCAGCGCGGCCTGCACCAGCCCCCGTACGCCTGA
- a CDS encoding competence/damage-inducible protein A, translating to MSERIWTAGLVVIGDEILSGRTQDKNVAQIAIWLNVQGIQLAEVRVVPDTQDRIVEAVNAIRTGYDYCFTTGGIGPTHDDITVDAIAAALGVPVVIHPEARALMERYYETRGGLTEARLRMARVPEGADLIPNRMSGAPGIRVGNLFILAGVPHITAGMLDALTGTLEGGRPVVSATIGSWAAESEISGLLGETERAFEGVAIGSYPFFREGRTGANFVVRATDPALVDTCAAELGARLSAAGYEVVKGGI from the coding sequence ATGAGCGAGCGTATCTGGACCGCGGGACTTGTGGTGATCGGCGACGAGATTCTCTCGGGCCGCACGCAGGACAAGAATGTCGCGCAGATCGCGATCTGGCTCAATGTGCAGGGCATTCAGCTGGCCGAGGTGCGGGTGGTGCCCGATACGCAGGACCGCATCGTCGAAGCGGTGAATGCGATCCGCACCGGATACGATTATTGCTTCACCACAGGCGGGATCGGCCCGACGCATGACGACATCACCGTCGATGCGATCGCGGCGGCGCTGGGGGTGCCGGTGGTGATCCATCCGGAGGCGCGCGCGCTGATGGAACGCTATTACGAGACGCGCGGCGGGCTGACCGAGGCGCGGTTGCGCATGGCACGCGTTCCCGAGGGCGCGGATCTGATACCAAACCGGATGTCGGGGGCGCCGGGCATCCGCGTCGGCAACCTCTTCATCCTGGCGGGGGTGCCGCATATCACCGCGGGGATGCTCGACGCGCTGACCGGTACGCTCGAGGGCGGGCGGCCGGTGGTGAGCGCAACGATCGGCAGCTGGGCGGCGGAGAGCGAGATTTCCGGGCTGCTCGGCGAGACCGAACGCGCGTTCGAGGGGGTTGCGATCGGCAGCTACCCCTTTTTCCGTGAAGGGCGGACGGGGGCCAATTTCGTCGTCCGGGCGACCGACCCGGCGCTGGTCGATACCTGCGCCGCGGAGCTGGGCGCCCGGCTTTCGGCCGCGGGGTACGAGGTCGTCAAAGGGGGTATCTAA
- a CDS encoding M16 family metallopeptidase, translated as MKMKRWVAVLALAGAALPLGLAATPAAAREAQQKLSVEMQYYTLPNGLRVVLAKDTISPTVTVGVYYGIGFRIEPKERTGFAHLFEHLLFQGSKNAPKGVHISTISNAGGILNGSTRFDFTNYFEVVPSNALERMLWLEADRMASPVINDEVLKNQQGVVGNEVKVNVLNQPYSTWPWIDLPMLANTNWYNSHNFYGELKEIEAATVADATQFHDAFYKPSNAVLVVAGDIDYAATKAMVEKYFGWMPKSAPVKLPDISEPRQTAEKFKSRVDRLAPKPGWAAGYHVPARGTPEWYAMGLIDQMLVKGQDSRLYRKLVAETGIAGEVGGGINFPLGNMFNYQGPMLWSFNFTHDANRSRDEIKAAVDSVIEDLRTKPVSAEELARARTKMRSSLYSTIDGTGRIGLIDLLAVYALFDNDPNKVNQIEDGFAKVTPALIQKTAQEYLRSTNRSIYAIDPGAAPAAAPKPAGAK; from the coding sequence ATGAAGATGAAACGATGGGTGGCGGTGCTTGCGCTCGCCGGAGCGGCGCTGCCGCTCGGGCTGGCGGCAACGCCCGCAGCGGCTCGCGAGGCGCAGCAGAAGCTGTCGGTCGAGATGCAATATTACACGCTGCCCAACGGCTTGCGTGTGGTGCTGGCCAAGGACACGATCTCGCCGACGGTGACCGTCGGCGTCTATTACGGCATCGGCTTCCGCATCGAGCCCAAGGAGCGCACCGGCTTCGCGCACCTGTTCGAGCATCTGCTGTTCCAGGGATCGAAGAACGCGCCCAAGGGCGTGCATATCAGTACCATCAGCAACGCAGGCGGCATCCTCAACGGATCGACCCGGTTCGACTTCACCAACTATTTCGAGGTCGTTCCCTCGAACGCGCTCGAGCGGATGCTGTGGCTCGAGGCGGATCGCATGGCGAGCCCGGTCATCAATGATGAGGTGCTGAAGAACCAGCAGGGCGTCGTCGGCAACGAGGTCAAGGTCAACGTCCTCAACCAGCCGTACAGCACCTGGCCGTGGATCGACCTGCCGATGCTGGCCAACACCAACTGGTACAACAGCCATAACTTCTACGGCGAGCTCAAGGAGATCGAGGCGGCGACGGTGGCGGACGCCACCCAGTTCCATGACGCCTTCTACAAGCCGTCCAACGCCGTGCTCGTGGTGGCGGGCGACATCGATTATGCGGCGACCAAAGCGATGGTCGAGAAATATTTCGGCTGGATGCCCAAATCCGCACCGGTGAAGCTGCCCGACATCAGCGAGCCGCGCCAGACCGCGGAGAAGTTCAAGAGCCGCGTCGATCGCCTTGCGCCCAAACCGGGCTGGGCGGCGGGCTATCACGTTCCCGCGCGCGGCACGCCCGAATGGTATGCGATGGGCCTGATCGACCAGATGCTGGTCAAGGGACAGGACAGTCGTCTCTACCGCAAGCTGGTGGCCGAGACCGGCATTGCCGGCGAGGTAGGCGGGGGGATCAACTTCCCGTTGGGCAATATGTTCAACTATCAGGGCCCGATGTTGTGGAGCTTCAACTTCACGCATGACGCCAATCGCAGCCGCGACGAGATCAAGGCGGCGGTTGACAGCGTGATCGAGGATCTGCGCACCAAGCCGGTCTCCGCCGAGGAGCTGGCGCGGGCGCGAACCAAGATGCGCTCGTCGCTTTACTCGACGATCGACGGCACCGGACGGATCGGCCTGATCGACCTGCTGGCGGTGTATGCGTTGTTCGACAACGACCCGAACAAGGTGAACCAGATCGAGGACGGCTTCGCCAAGGTGACGCCGGCGCTGATCCAGAAGACCGCGCAGGAATATCTGCGTTCCACCAACCGATCGATCTACGCGATCGACCCCGGCGCGGCGCCCGCTGCTGCGCCCAAGCCCGCGGGAGCCAAGTAA
- a CDS encoding M16 family metallopeptidase: MRRMIASLMAATLLTGPLAAQELPTTPPPIPAPKAFKVPASETFTLANGMKVTLIPYGVAPKVVVSLQTYAGSLNEGENTWLGLLAVDMLKEGAAGMTAAQIAQKAAEMGGGLGTNAGAESSSVTLNVLSERAADAIALVADVVQKPSYPESELARVKANWNRRLAVALSQPGTLANAALTRAYYGADHPYGRVLPTPQQFGAYTTAQLKAWHAANFGAKRSHLYIAGKFDAAVVKAAVEKAFGGWAAGPERLSLPPSPKPGPQVLLVDRPGAPQSTFSIAYPAPNAGTPGDIPMRVSNALLGGSFSSRITRNIREAKGYTYSPGSGLAFYPANAVWTFNADVTTAVTGPALKEVFHEIRTLQATPPGDEEAAGMRQYMAGLFVIQNSTPGALVGSLATRDSLGLPRDWMDKYVPATLAVTPAQISEAAKNLPIDKLTLVVVGDLKVVTPQLQELPELKGVEFKTVTVP, encoded by the coding sequence ATGCGCCGCATGATCGCAAGCCTGATGGCTGCAACGCTGCTCACCGGCCCGCTCGCCGCGCAGGAGCTTCCGACCACACCGCCGCCGATCCCGGCGCCCAAGGCGTTCAAGGTACCGGCTTCGGAAACATTCACGCTCGCCAACGGGATGAAGGTCACGCTCATCCCCTATGGCGTCGCGCCCAAGGTGGTGGTGTCGCTCCAGACCTATGCCGGTTCGCTCAACGAGGGCGAGAATACCTGGCTCGGGCTGCTAGCCGTGGACATGCTGAAGGAAGGCGCGGCAGGCATGACCGCCGCGCAGATCGCGCAGAAAGCTGCCGAAATGGGCGGCGGGCTGGGCACCAACGCAGGGGCTGAAAGCTCGTCAGTGACGCTCAATGTGCTGTCCGAGCGCGCAGCGGATGCGATCGCGCTGGTCGCCGATGTCGTGCAAAAGCCGAGCTATCCCGAAAGCGAGCTGGCGCGGGTCAAGGCCAACTGGAACCGCCGCCTAGCGGTAGCGCTGAGCCAGCCGGGCACGCTCGCCAATGCGGCGCTGACCCGGGCCTATTACGGCGCGGACCACCCCTATGGCCGGGTGTTGCCGACTCCGCAGCAGTTCGGCGCCTACACCACCGCACAGCTCAAGGCGTGGCACGCCGCGAATTTCGGGGCGAAGCGCTCGCATCTCTACATTGCCGGCAAGTTCGATGCGGCGGTGGTGAAAGCGGCGGTCGAGAAGGCGTTCGGTGGCTGGGCCGCGGGTCCGGAGCGGCTGTCGCTGCCGCCGAGCCCCAAGCCGGGGCCGCAGGTTTTGCTGGTCGACCGGCCGGGCGCACCGCAATCTACCTTCAGCATCGCCTATCCGGCACCGAATGCGGGGACGCCGGGAGACATCCCGATGCGCGTGTCGAACGCGTTGCTGGGCGGATCCTTCAGCTCGCGCATCACGCGCAACATCCGCGAGGCGAAGGGCTATACCTATTCGCCGGGATCTGGCCTGGCCTTCTACCCGGCCAATGCGGTGTGGACGTTCAACGCGGACGTGACCACCGCGGTGACCGGTCCGGCGCTCAAGGAAGTGTTCCACGAGATCCGCACGCTCCAGGCGACCCCGCCGGGCGACGAGGAAGCGGCGGGGATGCGCCAGTATATGGCGGGCCTGTTCGTGATCCAGAACTCGACCCCGGGGGCGCTGGTGGGATCGCTGGCGACGCGGGACTCGCTCGGGTTGCCGCGCGACTGGATGGATAAATATGTCCCCGCCACGCTGGCTGTAACCCCGGCGCAGATCAGCGAAGCGGCAAAGAACCTGCCGATCGACAAGTTGACGCTGGTGGTGGTGGGTGACCTGAAGGTCGTCACGCCGCAGCTTCAGGAACTTCCCGAGTTGAAGGGTGTCGAGTTCAAGACCGTTACGGTCCCTTGA
- the rplL gene encoding 50S ribosomal protein L7/L12 encodes MADLNALVDQLSELTVLEAAELSKLLEDKWGVTAAAPVAVAAAGGAGAAAPAAEEKTEFDVILTGDGGKKINVIKEVRAITNLGLTEAKALVEGAPKAVKEGVSKDEAEKLKKQLEEAGATVEIK; translated from the coding sequence ATGGCTGACCTGAACGCTCTTGTTGACCAGCTCTCCGAGCTGACCGTGCTCGAAGCCGCTGAGCTTTCGAAGCTTCTCGAAGACAAGTGGGGCGTCACCGCCGCCGCTCCTGTCGCCGTTGCCGCTGCTGGCGGCGCCGGCGCCGCTGCTCCGGCAGCTGAAGAGAAGACCGAGTTCGACGTGATCCTCACCGGCGACGGTGGCAAGAAGATCAACGTCATCAAGGAAGTCCGCGCGATCACCAACCTCGGCCTGACCGAAGCGAAGGCTCTCGTCGAGGGCGCGCCGAAGGCCGTCAAGGAAGGCGTGTCGAAGGACGAAGCCGAGAAGCTCAAGAAGCAGCTCGAGGAAGCCGGCGCGACCGTCGAGATCAAGTGA
- the rplJ gene encoding 50S ribosomal protein L10, translated as MDRAQKTESVAELNRTFNEVAVVVVTRNLGMTVKQSTDLRNKAREAGANYKVAKNRLAKIAIEGTDYSVLADLLVGPTALSTSTDPVAAAKVVAEFAKTNDKIEIVGGAMGSQLLDAEGVKALASLPSLDELRGKIVGLLQAPASKLAAVTQAPAAQLARVFKAYAEKEAA; from the coding sequence ATGGATCGTGCTCAGAAGACCGAGTCCGTTGCCGAGCTGAACCGCACCTTCAACGAGGTCGCTGTGGTGGTCGTCACCCGCAACCTCGGGATGACCGTCAAGCAATCGACGGACCTCCGCAACAAGGCGCGTGAAGCCGGCGCGAACTACAAGGTCGCGAAGAACCGCCTTGCCAAGATCGCGATCGAGGGCACCGACTATTCGGTGCTTGCGGACCTGCTCGTGGGTCCGACGGCGCTTTCCACTTCGACCGACCCGGTCGCCGCCGCCAAGGTGGTCGCCGAGTTCGCCAAGACGAACGACAAGATCGAGATCGTCGGTGGCGCGATGGGGAGCCAGCTGCTCGACGCGGAAGGCGTGAAGGCGCTCGCATCGCTGCCTTCGCTCGACGAACTGCGCGGCAAGATCGTCGGCCTGCTTCAGGCCCCGGCGTCGAAGCTCGCAGCCGTCACCCAGGCACCGGCGGCTCAGCTCGCCCGCGTGTTCAAGGCATATGCGGAGAAGGAGGCCGCTTAA
- a CDS encoding OmpA family protein, translating into MPPFVRTALFLALAALVLGGCQMSKDKSPWTRAQRAVFMEEGFAETDRGWEFSINDRLLFASDESTVLPQQAGSIKRIAGRLLAVDIRHATVEGHADGSGSAEHNQRLSERRAAAVAEVLVGSGFDKAAISTTGLGDRFPIESNATAEGRRENRRVVILITAP; encoded by the coding sequence ATGCCGCCGTTCGTGCGTACCGCTCTGTTCCTCGCCCTCGCCGCGCTCGTCCTCGGCGGTTGCCAGATGTCGAAGGACAAGTCCCCCTGGACCCGCGCCCAGCGTGCGGTCTTCATGGAGGAGGGCTTTGCCGAGACCGACCGCGGGTGGGAATTCAGCATCAACGACCGGCTGCTTTTCGCGAGCGACGAAAGCACCGTGCTTCCCCAGCAAGCCGGATCGATCAAGCGGATCGCCGGTCGCCTGCTCGCTGTCGATATCCGCCACGCGACGGTCGAGGGCCATGCCGACGGTTCGGGCAGCGCCGAGCACAACCAACGCCTGTCCGAACGCCGTGCGGCGGCGGTGGCCGAAGTGCTGGTCGGAAGCGGGTTCGACAAGGCCGCGATCTCCACCACCGGTCTTGGCGACCGCTTCCCTATCGAGAGCAATGCCACTGCCGAAGGGCGTCGCGAGAACCGCCGCGTCGTCATCCTGATCACCGCCCCCTGA